From Deltaproteobacteria bacterium:
GAAAAAGAAGATATGCGGCGGCGGCCAATCTCGAAGCGGGTGAGTGGCCAGTACGGGCTCTCGCGTTCCTTATTCCTTGATGCCACGCTACGGTGGCGCAACCTCGACAAACCGACGATCGCGCAGGTGCAGGGGAAGTGTATCTTCGGTGGCTGGATGTTCGCTGCCGCTATGGATCTGATTGTGGCTGCGGACGACGCTCAGTTTCTGCCGGCCTTGATGCAGTACTTCTCGGTGCCCTGGGATATCCCGCTGCGCAAAGCCAAAGAGGCGATGTTCCGCAGCCGTTTTATTTCTGCGGACGAGGCCTGGCGCTTGGGGTTCGTGAATCACGTCGTCCCGCAGGCACAACTGGAAACGGAAACCATGGCGCTCGCGCGGGAGATTGCTGACAATGATCCCTTTACCCTACGGATGGTGAAGTGGGCGACCAACGCGGCCCAGGATGCGATGGGGTTCAGTGAGGCGGTGCGCAACGCCCATTCGCACTATATGGTGCATGGCTTCGACAGTTACCTGAAAGACAGCTTGGAAGGGAAAGGCTTCCCGAAAGTCATGCCCGGTGTCACACGGGCCCTGAAGCCAAAGTAGCCTTCTGAGATACGCAGCTCGACGACAATGGAGCGCATGTTCGACTGAGAGATGGAAAAGCTCCTCTTAGCGGAGCAACCACGAATAGGCACGCTCAAGAGCAGCGCGACCTTCGCGTTCCACCACCGAACCATGCGCAACGATCACTCGTGCGATGGGCCAGCGTAAAATCCGCGCCAGTGAGTCCCTGAACGCCGCGCGATCGCGAATCATCACGCGTTCAAGTAACGTGGTGCTCAGACAACCATAGGCACCCATGAGACGGAATGCGAGCCGCGTGAGCATTGGACTGCCAGCGTCGATGTTAAACGCGAGGTCACTCGCGATAAGCGTTTTACTCGGCTTGTGGAAGAAAACAACTTCATTGACGGCGGGTGCTCCGGCAAGCAAGGCATGATCCATGACCTCGGACCAGCCTGGAATGGGCTTCTCGCCCAATACCCCGGTGATCGCGAGATCAGGACGTTTCTTCTCTAGTCCAGGAGCGACATAGAGGCGCGTGGTTGGGTAAGCTTCGCGCCAGTCTGATACATAGAGATGGTGAAAGCGGTTCGGCGCAATGAGGAACGCCGGAGAACCAAGTTGTTCAACCTGCTCCGCGATTTCGTGTGATCGAGCGATGGGAGAATGGAGGACAAGTTGTGATCCCGGAAGACGGATGATCGTCATACAAGCACCGAGTTCGAGCCCAAGGAACCGTAACGGCTGGTACACAGTCCATAGGTCAGGAGCGAGTTCTTGGATCTTCTGCGGGTTTCGGCCTTTCATCATCGTGTCTTTTCCTTGGCAATGCAAAACAGAAACTCCATTATCGCCCTTTCGGTCGACCACGTCGCGCGAGGATGTCCTCGGGTTCTGGCACATTCCACATAAGGCGGATCGTTTTGGCAAGGTCTGGGTTGAGTCGTTGCAGCATTTTCTCTTTGTCCTCAGCCGTATGAAACTCAGCGAATGTCAGTAGTCTTTGAGCTTCGTCTTCAGCCTCAGTACCAAAAACTTCAACAATCAGTGGCGAAAGATCGCGCAGGAAGCCGGGATCATCGCAGGTTGAGACGACCCCAGCGATGACATCATACACATGAGAACTACGGGGCATCGATTGCATCACCTCAGCAATGATAAGTAGATCTCGCGCTACAAGAGAAAAAGTCTCAGCGCGCCCTTTCTCCTTGAGGAAGTCAGTCCACACCGAACCAATTCTGTTGAACACCGGGAACGGTCCGGCTTTGGCAAACCACTCTTGATGTTCTCGCACGACTTCACGCAGTTCAGCCCACTGTTCTGCCCGTGTCACAGCAGCCATCACCTGATCGAGACACCAATCGAACCAACGGTCATGCGCTGGTGTCTCAGTTATCACCTCTTGCAGCCGCGCGACTACATCTGACGCTGGTATCCGCATTGCGACGTCAGAGAAGACTGTGAAAGCGAGTCTTCTTTGATCTGCGTGCACGCTTTGATCATTGATTGCTAACGCTTCCTGTATTGTTGCCAATGCGACCGCGAACTGATCATTCTCAAACAGAAGGAAACTCTTTTGACCCAGACATTGGACCAGCGCATTTAGGTCCTTTGCGGTTCGGGCCAAAACAATAGCTTGGTCATAAGTTGACACTGCCTCCTTGTTGCGCTTAAGTTGCGACAAACACCACGCTTGGCTACTAAGGGATCGAGCTTCTCCTGATACACTTCCGACCCGTCGTGCCAACATTGCCGCTTCTTTGCTCGCTGCGACCGCCTCCTCATAGCGCCCAAGCTGTCCCAAACTCCGCGCTCTGTACCTCAACGCAAGACTAAGAGAGACGCTGTCTTCAATCTTGTCAGCGAGGTCTGCTGCCATATCTGCTGCAGAGATTGCTTCAACATATCGGCTGTCTTCCCCTTCAGCGAACGCCATATTGAGGTAGGCACAGATCTTCGGATACACATTGCATGCTTTATCAGCTAGGTCTTGAATCTCTCTCAGTTGTTCCACTGAACGTTCGTGATCCTTGAGGCGGTACCAAATAAAGGGCGCCATCCAATCAATCGCGAGAATCTGCGCATCAGTTGCCACGTCGGTCTTAGCGATAATCAGCGCGTCAGCCAACAACTGTTGTGCACCCTCGTCATCGTTAAGCCTCGATGCAGCGACGGCTTGGAGGATTTTTGCCACCGTGCGTTGCAGAGGTGGAAGTGACGCTTTCGCAGCATCGCTCCAGCGTTTATAGGCGTGTTCGGGATGGTCTCGCAACTGAATGCGGGCAGGTTCGATGTCTTCTGAGGAGAGGCCAGCAAAATCCCACAGCTTCATTGTTGGTCCCATCACCAGTGCATCGCGGAATTCATCATAACCGCGTGAACCGTCATCGAACCCGCCGTTGAGTCCGCGAAAAACGCGCGCTTCGGCAAGTTCTCTGGCTTCAAGATGCCGTCGGGCAAGTTCGCTTCGTTCTTCTGTTGTGAAAAAAGCAGCCAACAACTCAACGATCGGGGTCAAGCCAACTGCGTGTTCCTCTCCACCGTAGCGTCGGCGATAAAAGTGGACAAACAAGCGGTCACGCACGCGATACAGCGTACTGCGTCCGTCGCGGGCGCGGTCACCCGCAAGCAGACGTGCTTGCGTGAGATAACTGAACGCATCGGCAATCTGCGATTGCTGCACGCCAACCCGCGTGGCTAGCTCAGATTGTGAGCAGGGTTCGCCTTTGCGAATCAACGCATCAAGGAGTCCGGCGGTATTACTGGGCAGATCATCCAGACGACGGCGATAATAGTCAGCCAAATGATCACTCAACGCATCGAGAGTTTGCGCGATCGTGCGGGCGTCAGGCGAAGCCAGCACTTCGGCCAGCAGTTGCGCTAAGCGCGGATTGCCACCAATAAATTCGGCAATCGCACGGGCGCGTGCCTCTTCTATCACAGTCAGTTCTTCGAGCCCTTGCAGCTTGCGCCGCTTGTTAAAGTAGGCGATACAGGCATCGCCGTCCCAGGCATTGGGGTCAAGCGCTTTGAAGGCGAGAAACAACGGACGGTTGTAATCCAGATCGACGGTGCCTGTCGCCGTGGCGATGAGCATGAAGCGTGCGCCCTTTTTCCCCAGCAGTGCACGGAATCGTTCTTCAGCGGCAAGCGGTTCGTTG
This genomic window contains:
- a CDS encoding enoyl-CoA hydratase (Catalyzes the reversible hydration of unsaturated fatty acyl-CoA to beta-hydroxyacyl-CoA), which produces MALHVHQCQRHAYEPARYALGSLHLGVIRMEYQTIIEERHGAVTRLITNRPRYKNAQSRLMIEELDHAFAAADADDEVPVIILAAAGDTFSSGHDIGTAEEKEDMRRRPISKRVSGQYGLSRSLFLDATLRWRNLDKPTIAQVQGKCIFGGWMFAAAMDLIVAADDAQFLPALMQYFSVPWDIPLRKAKEAMFRSRFISADEAWRLGFVNHVVPQAQLETETMALAREIADNDPFTLRMVKWATNAAQDAMGFSEAVRNAHSHYMVHGFDSYLKDSLEGKGFPKVMPGVTRALKPK
- a CDS encoding DUF4336 domain-containing protein, which encodes MCQNPRTSSRDVVDRKGDNGVSVLHCQGKDTMMKGRNPQKIQELAPDLWTVYQPLRFLGLELGACMTIIRLPGSQLVLHSPIARSHEIAEQVEQLGSPAFLIAPNRFHHLYVSDWREAYPTTRLYVAPGLEKKRPDLAITGVLGEKPIPGWSEVMDHALLAGAPAVNEVVFFHKPSKTLIASDLAFNIDAGSPMLTRLAFRLMGAYGCLSTTLLERVMIRDRAAFRDSLARILRWPIARVIVAHGSVVEREGRAALERAYSWLLR
- a CDS encoding tetratricopeptide repeat protein; protein product: MTTPRIVETFNTHRILPDVVRELATGRDDELRELLQEIRHAATHPETPPQHMIVYGERGSGKSFLMRLVEIEGENLARSENLPLVFVLLPEEQYNIKTAPQILEVVAAKVRGDDWSASAYSFDPRPPAKAWEAAGQALSDALDRRFGEGRGLAVVMIENFDALSRNLFGTGSLESTKRGKGTKSVTNEPLAAEERFRALLGKKGARFMLIATATGTVDLDYNRPLFLAFKALDPNAWDGDACIAYFNKRRKLQGLEELTVIEEARARAIAEFIGGNPRLAQLLAEVLASPDARTIAQTLDALSDHLADYYRRRLDDLPSNTAGLLDALIRKGEPCSQSELATRVGVQQSQIADAFSYLTQARLLAGDRARDGRSTLYRVRDRLFVHFYRRRYGGEEHAVGLTPIVELLAAFFTTEERSELARRHLEARELAEARVFRGLNGGFDDGSRGYDEFRDALVMGPTMKLWDFAGLSSEDIEPARIQLRDHPEHAYKRWSDAAKASLPPLQRTVAKILQAVAASRLNDDEGAQQLLADALIIAKTDVATDAQILAIDWMAPFIWYRLKDHERSVEQLREIQDLADKACNVYPKICAYLNMAFAEGEDSRYVEAISAADMAADLADKIEDSVSLSLALRYRARSLGQLGRYEEAVAASKEAAMLARRVGSVSGEARSLSSQAWCLSQLKRNKEAVSTYDQAIVLARTAKDLNALVQCLGQKSFLLFENDQFAVALATIQEALAINDQSVHADQRRLAFTVFSDVAMRIPASDVVARLQEVITETPAHDRWFDWCLDQVMAAVTRAEQWAELREVVREHQEWFAKAGPFPVFNRIGSVWTDFLKEKGRAETFSLVARDLLIIAEVMQSMPRSSHVYDVIAGVVSTCDDPGFLRDLSPLIVEVFGTEAEDEAQRLLTFAEFHTAEDKEKMLQRLNPDLAKTIRLMWNVPEPEDILARRGRPKGR